The proteins below come from a single Osmerus mordax isolate fOsmMor3 chromosome 3, fOsmMor3.pri, whole genome shotgun sequence genomic window:
- the LOC136941186 gene encoding alpha-2-macroglobulin-like protein 1 isoform X1, with product MLFFALVVSALLQTATSRMFNESIYLVTMSSQVVGGSMETLCVHVHKPTEPLSLVVTLQLEQGQLARLLETSVNKGFYICLPFEVPSVLLETVATLGVSLTGYKDSMRKETKILITPSNFITIIQTDKPIYKPGQKVQFRVVSLTSSFGTYNQKYQTVAIQDPNSNRIAQWLDLSTVSGMLDLSHPTTAEAPLGRYIITVWNEKGEQTSTGFDLKEYVLPKFEVTVSLPIVTILDTEVTLRVCGKYTYGKPVLGSLRAEVCRNDYFSIWGHPEGGSNICEKYNLGLTDPNGCATQVVNVTMFRLDQYGYQDAFEVQAELEESGTGVVMKGSGSAVFTSTIRDVTFEGVPSYFKPGILFQGKIKVVGPDLSPAADELVYLILNTDGQSQNWTLTTDSSGIVSFSLVTTTWKNGASLEARSTLEVLPFGPTRTPVYSSAYHYITAFYSKSRSAVSLQYANQSLSCDADAVLLASYTVKGQELDKGQKTMDFFYMVMSRGSVVRSGRLPVSVVKNSENRGTLRVPLEHVDELAPVAQVVVYTIMPNGVIVADSLDFPVELCLKNKVSLQFASLQALPGGTVSLMLKAQPGSLCSVRSIDQSVLLLQPGEELSSQSVYSLLPFYKLSGYNYNIEDPESNPCTPVGPLNPFPLPVDRRLGHFWIFNNRVDVYRVFRAIGMKIMTNSDVQMPFDCTSYPYPVLNAMQRAPQAAPQVLNAPIGGSADVVREETLRTYFPETWLWDLVPVGDSGAMTVEKTVPDTITTWASGAFCTSPGGLGLAPSTTLAAFQPFFVSLTLPFSVIRGEVFALRATVFNYLSTCIMVKVTVSQSDQFSITSCVGCQYQLCLCANESRTFQWLITPTALGEVSVKVSAEAVKTVVRCGKGLPTVPKMGRIDTVVQTFLVEAEGIQETVSYNALLCPAAGPVEEMISLQLPAEFVIGSAKASLSVLGDLMGRALSNVGSLLAMPSGCGEQNMLQFAPNVYILEYLQSTHQLTTEIGLKAVVFLQGGYQNELNYRHTDGSYSAFGQSDESGNTWLTTFVMKSFGGASPLVFIDPVHITMAKSWLAGLQQPNGCITSVGKLFHNDMQGGVSDDVSLTAYVTAALLELGHDPTDPMVVTCLGCLQTAIANPVDNLYTVALLSYTFALAGDQDTRSMLITHLDQAAQITDGARHWEGTATPGTGLNSIAVEMTSYVLLALLSGPVMEGFGLDYASSIVLWLVKQQDPNGGFSSTQDTVVALQALAKYGAATYSPGGATTVVVTSDGWRQDFRVDQQNRLLYQEQPLEQVPGEYRIRAEGESCVFVQIALYYNTPPRPDVSAFAVTVEVVDRCEPNPSLILVVKVRYSGLRNETNMVIIDVKLLSGFVLDKTSVNPMKTSKRVDEKDGHVIIYVERLKQMETMSYTIVMVEDFPVKNLQPAVVKVYDYYQKSDEAVSEYSSTCGIE from the exons ATGCTCTTCTTCGCTTTAGTGGTTTCTGCGCTTTTGCAAACTGCGACCTCGCGCATGTTCAATGAATC CATCTACTTGGTGACGATGAGCTCCCAGGTGGTGGGTGGGAGCATGGAGACCCTGTGTGTCCATGTTCACAAGCCCACGGAGCCCCTTTCCCTCGTGGTGACCCTTCAGCTGGAGCAGGGACAGTTAGCCAGGCTGCTGGAGACCAGCGTCAACAAGGGCTTTTATATCTGTCTCCCCTTTGAG GTACCCTCTGTGTTGCTTGAGACTGTGGCCACCCTCGGTGTCTCTCTGACTGGATATAAGGACTCGATGCGCAAGGAGACAAAGATCCTCATTACACCCTCTaacttcatcaccatcatccagACAGACAAGCCCATCTACAAACCTGGCCAGAAAG TTCAGTTCCGAGTCGTCTCTCTGACTTCCAGTTTTGGGACGTACAATCAGAAG TATCAAACTGTGGCGATTCAG GATCCCAACTCCAACCGCATCGCTCAGTGGCTGGACCTTTCAACGGTCAGTGGCATGCTGGACCTCTCCCACCCCACCACAGCAGAGGCCCCTCTGGGCCGATACATCATCACCGTCTGGAACGAGAAGGGCGAGCAGACCTCCACTGGCTTCGACCTCAAAGAATATG TTCTGCCCAAGTTCGAGGTCACGGTGTCTCTGCCCATCGTCACCATCCTGGACACTGAGGTCACACTGAGGGTGTGTGGAAA GTACACGTATGGGAAGCCTGTCCTGGGCTCGTTGAGGGCTGAGGTCTGCAGGAACGACTACTTTTCtatttggggtcacccagaagGAGGCTCAAACATCTGCGAGAAGTATAACCTGGGTTTGACTGATCCAAACGGCTGTGCGACACAAGTGGTGAACGTGACTATGTTCAGACTGGACCAATATGGGTATCAGGATGCCTTTGAGGTGCAGGCGGAACTAGAGGAGAGTGGGACAG GGGTTGTCATGAAGGGCAGTGGCAGTGCCGTGTTCACCAGCACTATCAGAGATGTCACGTTTGAGGGTGTCCCCTCATACTTCAAACCTGGCATCCTTTTCCAGGGCAAG ATCAAGGTGGTGGGCCCAGACCTCTCCCCCGCTGCTGACGAGTTGGTCTACCTGATCCTGAATACAGATGGGCAGTCACAGAACTGGACCCTTACCACAGACAGCAGTGGCATTGTGTCCTTCTCTCTGGTCACCACCACCTGGAAGAATGGTGCATCTCTGGAG GCTCGCTCCACGTTGGAAGTGTTGCCTTTTGGACCGACACGCACGCCAGTATACAGCTCAGCTTACCACTACATCACAGCCTTCTACTCCAAGAGCAGGAGTGCTGTATCTCTCCAGTATGCCAACCAGAGCTTATCCTGCGACGCTGACGCCGTCTTACTCGCCTCCTACACTGTCAAGGGGCAGGAACTCGATAAGGGCCAGAAGACTATGGACTTCTTTTATATG GTGATGTCCAGAGGCAGTGTGGTGAGAAGTGGGCGTCTCCCCGTGTCTGTTGTGAAGAACTCAG AAAACCGAGGGACTTTGCGTGTGCCACTTGAGCATGTTGATGAGCTTGCCCCAGTGGCCCAAGTGGTTGTGTACACAATCATGCCCAATGGAGTGATTGTGGCCGACAGCCTGGACTTCCCTGTCGAGCTCTGCCTCAAGAACAAG gtgtctctGCAGTTCGCCTCGCTCCAGGCACTACCTGGAGGGACTGTGTCCCTGATGCTGAAGGCTCAGCCAGGCTCCCTCTGTTCCGTCAGGTCCATCGACCAGTCAGTCCTGCTGCTACAGCCTGGAGAGGAGCTCAGCAGCCAATCG GTGTATAGCCTACTACCGTTCTACAAGTTGTCAGGCTACAATTACAATATCGAAGACCCTGAATCCAACCCATGCACACCTGTGGGACCCTTGAACCCCTTTCCCTTGCCAGTGGACAGGCGATTAGGCCACTTCTGGATTTTTAACAACAGGGTCGATGTTTATCGAGTCTTCAGA GCTATAGGCATGAAGATCATGACCAACTCTGATGTGCAGATGCCTTTTGACTGTACATCCTACCCTTACCCTG TGCTGAATGCTATGCAGAGAGCGCCTCAGGCTGCACCCCAAGTGTTAAATGCCCCCATCGGTGGTTCGGCTGACGTCGTCCGAGAAGAGACACTGCGAACATACTTCCCAGAGACCTGGCTCTGGGACCTGGTGCCTGTTGG AGACTCTGGCGCCATGACGGTTGAGAAGACCGTCCCTGACACCATTACCACATGGGCTTCTGGAGCTTTCTGCACGTCCCctgggggtctgggtctggcgCCCAGTACGACCCTCGCAGCCTTCCAGCCGTTCTTCGTCAGCCTCACCTTACCGTTCTCGGTCATCCGCGGCGAGGTGTTCGCCCTCCGGGCCACCGTCTTCAACTACCTCTCCACGTGCATCATG GTGAAAGTGACCGTGTCACAATCAGACCAGTTCAGCATCACATCCTGTGTTGGCTGCCAGTaccagctgtgtctgtgtgccaatGAGAGCAGAACTTTCCAGTGGCTCATCACCCCCACCGCtctag GGGAGGTGAGTGTGAAGGTGAGCGCAGAGGCCGTAAAGACCGTTGTTCGCTGTGGCAAAGGCCTGCCCACTGTTCCCAAGATGGGCCGCATTGACACGGTGGTCCAGACATTCTTGGTGGAG GCTGAGGGGATCCAAGAGACCGTCAGCTACAAcgctctcctctgccctgcag CGGGTCCAGTAGAGGAGATGATCTCTCTGCAGCTGCCAGCTGAGTTTGTGATTGGATCAGCCAAGGCCTCGCTCTCTGTCCTGG GTGATCTGATGGGCAGGGCCTTGAGCAATGTGGGCAGCCTGCTGGCCATGCCCTCCGGTTGTGGAGAGCAGAACATGCTTCAGTTTGCCCCCAACGTCTACATCCTGGAGTACCTGCAGAGCACCCATCAACTGACCACTGAGATCGGGCTCAAGGCCGTCGTCTTCCTGCAGGGTG GTTATCAGAATGAGCTCAACTACAGACATACTGATGGATCGTACAGCGCCTTTGGCCAGAGCGATGAGTCTGGCAACACCTG GTTGACCACCTtcgtaatgaagtctttcggaGGGGCGAGTCCTTTAGTTTTTATCGACCCCGTCCACATCACCATGGCGAAGTCCTGGTTGGCCGGTCTGCAGCAGCCTAATGGCTGCATCACCTCTGTGGGGAAGCTCTTCCACAATGACATGCAG GGAGGCGTGAGTGACGACGTGTCCCTGACTGCCTACGTCACTGCAGCTCTGCTGGAGCTGGGCCATGACCCCACT GACCCCATGGTGGTGACCTGTCTGGGCTGCTTACAGACTGCGATAGCAAACCCAGTGGATAACCTCTACACTGTAGCCCTGCTCTCCTACACCTTCGCCCTGGCAGGAGACCAGGACACACGGAGCATGCTGATCACCCACCTGGACCAGGCTGCCCAGATCACAG ATGGTGCTCGTCACTGGGAGGGAACGGCCACTCCTGGGACTGGCCTGAACTCCATCGCCGTGGAGATGACCTCGTACGTGCTGCTCGCGCTTCTCTCCGGACCGGTGATGGAAGGTTTTGGCTTGGACTACGCATCCAGCATCGTCCTCTGGCTGGTCAAGCAACAGGACCCCAATGGAGGCTTCTCTTCTACACAA GACACAGTGGTGGCACTGCAGGCCCTGGCAAAATACGGTGCTGCCACCTACAGTCCAGGAGGTGCTACTACAGTGGTGGTGACCTCTGATGGCTGGAGGCAGGACTTCAGGGTGGACCAGCAGAACCGCCTGCTGTACCAGGAACAGCCACTAGAGCAGGTTCCTGGAGAGTACCGGATCAGGGCTGAAGgggagagctgtgtgtttgtccag ATCGCTCTGTATTACAACACCCCCCCTCGTCCAGACGTCTCTGCCTTTGCTGTGACAGTTGAGGTGGTCGATAGGTGTGAACCCAATCCCTCCCTCATCTTGGTGGTTAAAGTCAG GTACAGTGGTCTCCGGAACGAGACCAACATGGTTATTATTGACGTCAAACTGCTTTCCGGCTTCGTCCTAGACAAGACCTCAGTGAACCCT ATGAAGACTTCAAAGCGTGTTGATGAGAAGGATGGACATGTGATCATCTATGTAGAACGG CTGAAGCAGATGGAGACCATGTCCTACACGATCGTCATGGTGGAAGACTTTCCTGTCAAGAACCTCCAACCTGCTGTGGTCAAAGTCTACGACTATTACCAGAAAA GTGACGAGGCGGTTAGTGAGTACAGCTCTACTTGTGGAATTGA GTGA
- the farsa gene encoding phenylalanine--tRNA ligase alpha subunit: MADVGVVETLLLRVEKVDGGVDSQDVAISLGVDHQMIVGAVKSLQALGDVISAEQRSSKHWELTGEGCEIAGQGSHEARVFGCIPEEGLPQNQLMKLAFGKVGFSKAMSNKWIRLDKGHEGGPRVFKTVESMEDSVRDKLLLVQKGQASQLEEKEKNELKKRKLLSEVTVKSYWITKGSSFSTTITKQETELTPDMIASGNWKEKKFKPYNFEALGVAPDCGHLHPLLKVRTQFRQIFLEMGFSEMPTNNFIESSFWNFDSLFQPQQHPARDQHDTFFLSDPALAHEFPMDYLERVRQVHTEGGYGSQGYKYDWKLDEAQKNILRTHTTAVSARMLYKLAQQEEFTPVKYFSIDRVFRNETLDATHLAEFHQIEGVVADYDLTLGDLMGILHQFFTKLGITKLRFKPAYNPYTEPSMEVFSYHEGLKKWVEVGNSGVFRPEMLLPMGLPEGVSVIAWGLSLERPTMIKYGINNIRELVGHKVNLQMVYDSPICRLDS; encoded by the exons GTGATCTCAGCCGAGCAGCGCTCCTCCAAGCACTGGGAGCTGACGGGGGAGGGCTGTGAGATAGCTGGGCAGGGCAGCCACGAGGCCCGGGTCTTTGGCTGCATCCCTGAGGAGGGCCTGCCTCAGAACCAGCTCATG AAACTGGCGTTTGGGAAGGTGGGCTTCAGCAAGGCCATGTCCAACAAATGGATCCGTCTGGACAAAGGTCACGAGGGCGGTCCCAGGGTCTTCAAAACT gtggagagCATGGAGGACTCGGTGAGGGACAAGCTGCTGCTAGTACAGAAGGGCCAGGCCtcccagctggaggagaaggagaagaacgaGCTGAAGAAACGCAAACTGCTCTCTGAAGT GACAGTGAAGTCGTACTGGATCACCAAGGGAAGCTCCTTCAGCACCACCATCACCAAGCAGGAGACGGAGCTCACACCTGACATGATCGCCAG TGGGAACTGGAAGGAGAAGAAGTTCAAGCCCTACAACTTTGAGGCCCTGGGGGTGGCGCCAGACTGTGGCCACCTCCACCCACTCTTGAAGGTGCGGACGCAGTTCCGTCAGATCTTCCTGGAGAtggg GTTCAGTGAGATGCCCACCAACAACTTCATCGAGAGCTCCTTCTGGAACTTTGACTCTCTGTTCCAGCCCCAGCAGCACCCAGCCAGGGACCAGCACGACACCTTCTTCCTGTCCg ACCCAGCCCTGGCCCACGAGTTCCCCATGGACTACCTGGAGAGAGTCAGACAGGTCCACACCGAGGGAGGCTACGGGTCACAAGg GTACAAGTACGACTGGAAGCTGGACGAGGCCCAGAAAAACATCCTCCGCACACATACCACGGCGGTCAGCGCCCGCATGCTGTATAAACTGGCacagcag gaggagtTCACCCCCGTCAAGTACTTCTCTATCGACAGAGTGTTCCGGAACGAGACGCTGGACGCCACGCACCTGGCGGAGTTCCACCAGATCGAGGGCGTGGTGGCCGACTACGATCTGACCCTGGGTGACCTCATGGGCATCCTGCATCAGTTCTTCACCAAACTGG gaATCACCAAATTGCGCTTCAAACCGGCGTACAACCCCTACACCGAGCCCAGTATGGAAGTGTTCAGCTACCACGAAG gtctgaagaagtgggtggaggtgggtaACTCAGGGGTGTTTCGTCCGGAGATGCTGCTGCCCATGGGGCTGCCTGAGGGCGTGTCCGTCATCGCCTGGGGGCTCTCTCTGGAGAG GCCCACCATGATCAAGTACGGTATCAACAACATCCGTGAGCTGGTGGGACACAAGGTCAACCTACAGATGGTCTACGACAGCCCCATCTGTCGACTGGACTCCTAG
- the LOC136941186 gene encoding alpha-2-macroglobulin-like protein 1 isoform X2, with protein MLFFALVVSALLQTATSRMFNESIYLVTMSSQVVGGSMETLCVHVHKPTEPLSLVVTLQLEQGQLARLLETSVNKGFYICLPFETVATLGVSLTGYKDSMRKETKILITPSNFITIIQTDKPIYKPGQKVQFRVVSLTSSFGTYNQKYQTVAIQDPNSNRIAQWLDLSTVSGMLDLSHPTTAEAPLGRYIITVWNEKGEQTSTGFDLKEYVLPKFEVTVSLPIVTILDTEVTLRVCGKYTYGKPVLGSLRAEVCRNDYFSIWGHPEGGSNICEKYNLGLTDPNGCATQVVNVTMFRLDQYGYQDAFEVQAELEESGTGVVMKGSGSAVFTSTIRDVTFEGVPSYFKPGILFQGKIKVVGPDLSPAADELVYLILNTDGQSQNWTLTTDSSGIVSFSLVTTTWKNGASLEARSTLEVLPFGPTRTPVYSSAYHYITAFYSKSRSAVSLQYANQSLSCDADAVLLASYTVKGQELDKGQKTMDFFYMVMSRGSVVRSGRLPVSVVKNSENRGTLRVPLEHVDELAPVAQVVVYTIMPNGVIVADSLDFPVELCLKNKVSLQFASLQALPGGTVSLMLKAQPGSLCSVRSIDQSVLLLQPGEELSSQSVYSLLPFYKLSGYNYNIEDPESNPCTPVGPLNPFPLPVDRRLGHFWIFNNRVDVYRVFRAIGMKIMTNSDVQMPFDCTSYPYPVLNAMQRAPQAAPQVLNAPIGGSADVVREETLRTYFPETWLWDLVPVGDSGAMTVEKTVPDTITTWASGAFCTSPGGLGLAPSTTLAAFQPFFVSLTLPFSVIRGEVFALRATVFNYLSTCIMVKVTVSQSDQFSITSCVGCQYQLCLCANESRTFQWLITPTALGEVSVKVSAEAVKTVVRCGKGLPTVPKMGRIDTVVQTFLVEAEGIQETVSYNALLCPAAGPVEEMISLQLPAEFVIGSAKASLSVLGDLMGRALSNVGSLLAMPSGCGEQNMLQFAPNVYILEYLQSTHQLTTEIGLKAVVFLQGGYQNELNYRHTDGSYSAFGQSDESGNTWLTTFVMKSFGGASPLVFIDPVHITMAKSWLAGLQQPNGCITSVGKLFHNDMQGGVSDDVSLTAYVTAALLELGHDPTDPMVVTCLGCLQTAIANPVDNLYTVALLSYTFALAGDQDTRSMLITHLDQAAQITDGARHWEGTATPGTGLNSIAVEMTSYVLLALLSGPVMEGFGLDYASSIVLWLVKQQDPNGGFSSTQDTVVALQALAKYGAATYSPGGATTVVVTSDGWRQDFRVDQQNRLLYQEQPLEQVPGEYRIRAEGESCVFVQIALYYNTPPRPDVSAFAVTVEVVDRCEPNPSLILVVKVRYSGLRNETNMVIIDVKLLSGFVLDKTSVNPMKTSKRVDEKDGHVIIYVERLKQMETMSYTIVMVEDFPVKNLQPAVVKVYDYYQKSDEAVSEYSSTCGIE; from the exons ATGCTCTTCTTCGCTTTAGTGGTTTCTGCGCTTTTGCAAACTGCGACCTCGCGCATGTTCAATGAATC CATCTACTTGGTGACGATGAGCTCCCAGGTGGTGGGTGGGAGCATGGAGACCCTGTGTGTCCATGTTCACAAGCCCACGGAGCCCCTTTCCCTCGTGGTGACCCTTCAGCTGGAGCAGGGACAGTTAGCCAGGCTGCTGGAGACCAGCGTCAACAAGGGCTTTTATATCTGTCTCCCCTTTGAG ACTGTGGCCACCCTCGGTGTCTCTCTGACTGGATATAAGGACTCGATGCGCAAGGAGACAAAGATCCTCATTACACCCTCTaacttcatcaccatcatccagACAGACAAGCCCATCTACAAACCTGGCCAGAAAG TTCAGTTCCGAGTCGTCTCTCTGACTTCCAGTTTTGGGACGTACAATCAGAAG TATCAAACTGTGGCGATTCAG GATCCCAACTCCAACCGCATCGCTCAGTGGCTGGACCTTTCAACGGTCAGTGGCATGCTGGACCTCTCCCACCCCACCACAGCAGAGGCCCCTCTGGGCCGATACATCATCACCGTCTGGAACGAGAAGGGCGAGCAGACCTCCACTGGCTTCGACCTCAAAGAATATG TTCTGCCCAAGTTCGAGGTCACGGTGTCTCTGCCCATCGTCACCATCCTGGACACTGAGGTCACACTGAGGGTGTGTGGAAA GTACACGTATGGGAAGCCTGTCCTGGGCTCGTTGAGGGCTGAGGTCTGCAGGAACGACTACTTTTCtatttggggtcacccagaagGAGGCTCAAACATCTGCGAGAAGTATAACCTGGGTTTGACTGATCCAAACGGCTGTGCGACACAAGTGGTGAACGTGACTATGTTCAGACTGGACCAATATGGGTATCAGGATGCCTTTGAGGTGCAGGCGGAACTAGAGGAGAGTGGGACAG GGGTTGTCATGAAGGGCAGTGGCAGTGCCGTGTTCACCAGCACTATCAGAGATGTCACGTTTGAGGGTGTCCCCTCATACTTCAAACCTGGCATCCTTTTCCAGGGCAAG ATCAAGGTGGTGGGCCCAGACCTCTCCCCCGCTGCTGACGAGTTGGTCTACCTGATCCTGAATACAGATGGGCAGTCACAGAACTGGACCCTTACCACAGACAGCAGTGGCATTGTGTCCTTCTCTCTGGTCACCACCACCTGGAAGAATGGTGCATCTCTGGAG GCTCGCTCCACGTTGGAAGTGTTGCCTTTTGGACCGACACGCACGCCAGTATACAGCTCAGCTTACCACTACATCACAGCCTTCTACTCCAAGAGCAGGAGTGCTGTATCTCTCCAGTATGCCAACCAGAGCTTATCCTGCGACGCTGACGCCGTCTTACTCGCCTCCTACACTGTCAAGGGGCAGGAACTCGATAAGGGCCAGAAGACTATGGACTTCTTTTATATG GTGATGTCCAGAGGCAGTGTGGTGAGAAGTGGGCGTCTCCCCGTGTCTGTTGTGAAGAACTCAG AAAACCGAGGGACTTTGCGTGTGCCACTTGAGCATGTTGATGAGCTTGCCCCAGTGGCCCAAGTGGTTGTGTACACAATCATGCCCAATGGAGTGATTGTGGCCGACAGCCTGGACTTCCCTGTCGAGCTCTGCCTCAAGAACAAG gtgtctctGCAGTTCGCCTCGCTCCAGGCACTACCTGGAGGGACTGTGTCCCTGATGCTGAAGGCTCAGCCAGGCTCCCTCTGTTCCGTCAGGTCCATCGACCAGTCAGTCCTGCTGCTACAGCCTGGAGAGGAGCTCAGCAGCCAATCG GTGTATAGCCTACTACCGTTCTACAAGTTGTCAGGCTACAATTACAATATCGAAGACCCTGAATCCAACCCATGCACACCTGTGGGACCCTTGAACCCCTTTCCCTTGCCAGTGGACAGGCGATTAGGCCACTTCTGGATTTTTAACAACAGGGTCGATGTTTATCGAGTCTTCAGA GCTATAGGCATGAAGATCATGACCAACTCTGATGTGCAGATGCCTTTTGACTGTACATCCTACCCTTACCCTG TGCTGAATGCTATGCAGAGAGCGCCTCAGGCTGCACCCCAAGTGTTAAATGCCCCCATCGGTGGTTCGGCTGACGTCGTCCGAGAAGAGACACTGCGAACATACTTCCCAGAGACCTGGCTCTGGGACCTGGTGCCTGTTGG AGACTCTGGCGCCATGACGGTTGAGAAGACCGTCCCTGACACCATTACCACATGGGCTTCTGGAGCTTTCTGCACGTCCCctgggggtctgggtctggcgCCCAGTACGACCCTCGCAGCCTTCCAGCCGTTCTTCGTCAGCCTCACCTTACCGTTCTCGGTCATCCGCGGCGAGGTGTTCGCCCTCCGGGCCACCGTCTTCAACTACCTCTCCACGTGCATCATG GTGAAAGTGACCGTGTCACAATCAGACCAGTTCAGCATCACATCCTGTGTTGGCTGCCAGTaccagctgtgtctgtgtgccaatGAGAGCAGAACTTTCCAGTGGCTCATCACCCCCACCGCtctag GGGAGGTGAGTGTGAAGGTGAGCGCAGAGGCCGTAAAGACCGTTGTTCGCTGTGGCAAAGGCCTGCCCACTGTTCCCAAGATGGGCCGCATTGACACGGTGGTCCAGACATTCTTGGTGGAG GCTGAGGGGATCCAAGAGACCGTCAGCTACAAcgctctcctctgccctgcag CGGGTCCAGTAGAGGAGATGATCTCTCTGCAGCTGCCAGCTGAGTTTGTGATTGGATCAGCCAAGGCCTCGCTCTCTGTCCTGG GTGATCTGATGGGCAGGGCCTTGAGCAATGTGGGCAGCCTGCTGGCCATGCCCTCCGGTTGTGGAGAGCAGAACATGCTTCAGTTTGCCCCCAACGTCTACATCCTGGAGTACCTGCAGAGCACCCATCAACTGACCACTGAGATCGGGCTCAAGGCCGTCGTCTTCCTGCAGGGTG GTTATCAGAATGAGCTCAACTACAGACATACTGATGGATCGTACAGCGCCTTTGGCCAGAGCGATGAGTCTGGCAACACCTG GTTGACCACCTtcgtaatgaagtctttcggaGGGGCGAGTCCTTTAGTTTTTATCGACCCCGTCCACATCACCATGGCGAAGTCCTGGTTGGCCGGTCTGCAGCAGCCTAATGGCTGCATCACCTCTGTGGGGAAGCTCTTCCACAATGACATGCAG GGAGGCGTGAGTGACGACGTGTCCCTGACTGCCTACGTCACTGCAGCTCTGCTGGAGCTGGGCCATGACCCCACT GACCCCATGGTGGTGACCTGTCTGGGCTGCTTACAGACTGCGATAGCAAACCCAGTGGATAACCTCTACACTGTAGCCCTGCTCTCCTACACCTTCGCCCTGGCAGGAGACCAGGACACACGGAGCATGCTGATCACCCACCTGGACCAGGCTGCCCAGATCACAG ATGGTGCTCGTCACTGGGAGGGAACGGCCACTCCTGGGACTGGCCTGAACTCCATCGCCGTGGAGATGACCTCGTACGTGCTGCTCGCGCTTCTCTCCGGACCGGTGATGGAAGGTTTTGGCTTGGACTACGCATCCAGCATCGTCCTCTGGCTGGTCAAGCAACAGGACCCCAATGGAGGCTTCTCTTCTACACAA GACACAGTGGTGGCACTGCAGGCCCTGGCAAAATACGGTGCTGCCACCTACAGTCCAGGAGGTGCTACTACAGTGGTGGTGACCTCTGATGGCTGGAGGCAGGACTTCAGGGTGGACCAGCAGAACCGCCTGCTGTACCAGGAACAGCCACTAGAGCAGGTTCCTGGAGAGTACCGGATCAGGGCTGAAGgggagagctgtgtgtttgtccag ATCGCTCTGTATTACAACACCCCCCCTCGTCCAGACGTCTCTGCCTTTGCTGTGACAGTTGAGGTGGTCGATAGGTGTGAACCCAATCCCTCCCTCATCTTGGTGGTTAAAGTCAG GTACAGTGGTCTCCGGAACGAGACCAACATGGTTATTATTGACGTCAAACTGCTTTCCGGCTTCGTCCTAGACAAGACCTCAGTGAACCCT ATGAAGACTTCAAAGCGTGTTGATGAGAAGGATGGACATGTGATCATCTATGTAGAACGG CTGAAGCAGATGGAGACCATGTCCTACACGATCGTCATGGTGGAAGACTTTCCTGTCAAGAACCTCCAACCTGCTGTGGTCAAAGTCTACGACTATTACCAGAAAA GTGACGAGGCGGTTAGTGAGTACAGCTCTACTTGTGGAATTGA GTGA
- the syce2 gene encoding synaptonemal complex central element protein 2: MNMDQFYIGESGPGRQSTSKSTYTAKERKTTSLTRPGIEHDLSGDDTLSFDLDESHEQQSEDSGANMSIISDREESSQLTFTLNSRIEEIGMRAQNLVERINQSRATDQEIMTSFENKLMSKVSEVCLQVKEQMFRSYDEHGRVMEGRLKELSEVLARSSQLSTELQGASHTLTAINMGLQQRPGL, encoded by the exons ATG AACATGGACCAGTTCTATATTGGAGAGTCAGGTCCTGGCCGTCAGTCAACTTCAAAATCTACCTACACAGCAAAG GAACGTAAAACAACTTCCTTAACGAGACCTGGCATTGAGCATGACCTTTCAGGTGATGATACATTGTCATTTGACCTGGATGAAAGCCATGAACAGCAAAG TGAGGACTCTGGTGCCAACATGTCAATCATCAGCGACAGAGAGGAGTCCAGCCAGCTGACCTTTACTCTCAACTCTAGGATAGAGGAGATAGGAATGAGAGCTCAGAATCTGGtagagaggatcaaccagagcAGGGCCACAGACCAGGAGATCATGACCAGCTTTGAGAACAAGCTGATGAGCAAG gTGAGTGAGGTGTGCCTGCAGGTGAAGGAGCAGATGTTCCGGAGCTACGACGAGCACGGCCGTGTGATGGAGGGCCGTCTGAAAGAGCTGTCCGAGGTACTGGCGAGGAGCAGCCAGCTCAGCACAGAGCTGCAGGGAGCCAGCCACACCCTGACAGCCATCAACATGGGCCTTCAGCAGAGACCCGGGCTCTGA